In one Lolium rigidum isolate FL_2022 chromosome 3, APGP_CSIRO_Lrig_0.1, whole genome shotgun sequence genomic region, the following are encoded:
- the LOC124699263 gene encoding eggshell protein 2A-like → MAGTRRVAALLLLLAVASTVALATRDGAQVKTKPSPALKKPAKPYVPSPPGKKPAKPYVPPATKPGSGAVGGAGGSGGGVIPTIPGFGSIPGFDVPGMGGGWGGGYGGPTGGYSRGGVVASTTVCSEKGPCYKKKLTCPKKCYKSYSGSGKGWGGGGGGGGCTVDCKTKCIAYC, encoded by the coding sequence atggccggcactCGCCGCGTCGCtgcgctcctcctcctgctcgccgtCGCGTCCACCGTCGCCCTGGCCACGCGCGACGGCGCCCAGGTCAAGACCAAgccctcgccggccctcaagaagccggccaagccgtacGTTCCCTCACCGCCCGGCAAGAAGCCGGCCAAGCCCTACGTGCCGCCGGCCACCAAGCCCGGCTCAGGTGCCGTTGGCGGTGCGGGCGGCAGCGGGGGCGGCGTCATCCCCACCATCCCGGGCTTCGGCAGTATCCCCGGGTTCGACGTTCCGGGCATGGGCGGCGGGTGGGGCGGCGGATACGGCGGGCCGACCGGCGGGTACTcgcgcggcggcgtggtggccTCAACCACCGTGTGCTCCGAGAAGGGCCCCTGCTACAAGAAGAAGCTCACCTGCCCCAAGAAGTGCTACAAGTCCTACAGCGGCTCCGGCAAGGGgtggggcggcggaggaggcgggggcGGCTGCACCGTCGACTGCAAGACCAAGTGCATCGCCTACTGCTGA